From a region of the Atribacteraceae bacterium genome:
- a CDS encoding EutN/CcmL family microcompartment protein — protein sequence MIVGRVIGNVVATQKLAVLRGLKLMIVQPLDKDARPQGKSLLAFDTVQAGEGDTVLVLDEGNSSRMILADPAAPVRTMIVGIVDEIQVDDKEESVR from the coding sequence ATGATTGTCGGCCGAGTCATCGGAAACGTGGTTGCAACCCAAAAACTGGCGGTCTTGCGTGGTTTGAAATTAATGATAGTGCAGCCGCTGGATAAAGACGCCCGACCTCAGGGAAAAAGTTTGTTGGCTTTCGACACGGTACAGGCCGGGGAGGGAGATACGGTGTTGGTGCTGGATGAAGGGAATTCGTCGCGCATGATTCTGGCCGATCCGGCAGCGCCGGTTCGGACGATGATTGTCGGGATCGTCGATGAAATCCAGGTTGATGATAAAGAGGAGAGCGTCCGGTGA
- a CDS encoding EutN/CcmL family microcompartment protein yields MRLGKVIGSVVCTLKVESLQGIKFLLVQPLDERLEHSGSPLVACDLVQAGRGDIVFFEAGREAAIALPNWFNPSDLTVMGIVDQVNVGV; encoded by the coding sequence ATGCGTCTGGGTAAAGTAATCGGTTCGGTGGTCTGTACTCTGAAAGTTGAATCGTTACAGGGAATCAAGTTTCTCCTGGTTCAGCCTTTGGATGAACGCTTGGAGCATTCCGGTTCACCTCTGGTGGCCTGTGACCTTGTACAGGCTGGCCGGGGAGATATCGTGTTTTTCGAAGCGGGCCGGGAGGCGGCGATTGCCCTTCCCAACTGGTTTAATCCATCCGATCTGACCGTAATGGGAATTGTCGATCAGGTCAACGTGGGGGTTTGA